One stretch of Roseimicrobium sp. ORNL1 DNA includes these proteins:
- a CDS encoding alpha/beta hydrolase, whose product MRRFLPAALTLLMTLSAGVSASAELKTDITFAKVGDVTLTLDAYVPEGPGPFPTAILVHGGGFTKGDKTSYITPLFKPLSDAGYAWFTINYRLAPQHRWPACMDDVETAIRWVRAHAAEYKVDVNRIALIGESAGGHLVSMGGIRAQGDTAVAAVVPFYAPHDLFRRAEQRKEISEGLAGLFGVSKEVSDASLQTMKEGSPFYKLKAGLPPYLLIHGDKDDKVPYEQSVLFQEASRKLGNTCELITIPGGGHGMGGWKAVPAGATYANEMITWLNKVMVKK is encoded by the coding sequence ATGCGCCGTTTCCTTCCTGCCGCCCTCACCCTGCTCATGACCCTGAGCGCGGGTGTCTCCGCCTCTGCCGAACTGAAAACCGACATCACCTTCGCCAAGGTCGGTGACGTGACCCTCACGCTCGATGCGTATGTTCCCGAGGGACCCGGACCTTTCCCCACCGCCATCCTGGTGCACGGGGGCGGATTCACGAAGGGGGACAAGACTTCCTACATCACCCCGCTCTTCAAGCCGCTGAGTGATGCCGGCTACGCCTGGTTCACCATCAACTACCGCCTCGCTCCGCAGCATCGCTGGCCGGCCTGCATGGACGATGTGGAAACCGCCATCCGCTGGGTGCGGGCCCATGCCGCAGAGTACAAGGTGGATGTGAACCGCATTGCCCTCATCGGTGAATCCGCCGGAGGGCATCTGGTATCCATGGGTGGCATCCGCGCCCAGGGGGACACGGCTGTGGCTGCAGTGGTGCCCTTCTATGCGCCGCATGATCTCTTCCGCAGAGCGGAGCAGCGGAAGGAAATCAGCGAAGGCCTGGCCGGTCTGTTCGGAGTCTCAAAGGAGGTGAGCGACGCCAGCCTGCAAACGATGAAGGAGGGCTCCCCCTTCTACAAGCTCAAGGCGGGCCTGCCTCCCTACCTCCTCATTCACGGGGACAAGGACGACAAGGTTCCCTACGAACAGTCCGTGCTCTTCCAGGAAGCCAGCCGCAAGCTGGGTAACACCTGTGAACTCATCACCATCCCCGGCGGTGGCCACGGCATGGGTGGCTGGAAGGCCGTTCCCGCAGGCGCGACTTATGCGAATGAGATGATCACCTGGCTGAACAAGGTGATGGTGAAGAAGTAA
- a CDS encoding Dabb family protein: MKSHASLFAGMCALICASLFTSCASVCPVGKASPGQVEHVVLVWLKDAGNEAKRSELITAAKGFKQQIPGIISISAGTPLPSDRPVVDDSFDIGLVMRFESKEALAAYEKHPVHVKAVKEALAPASKKLQVYDVVVR; this comes from the coding sequence ATGAAGTCCCATGCGAGCCTCTTTGCCGGAATGTGCGCCTTGATTTGCGCCTCCCTCTTCACCTCCTGCGCCAGCGTCTGCCCTGTGGGCAAGGCCTCCCCCGGTCAGGTGGAGCATGTGGTGCTTGTGTGGCTGAAGGACGCGGGCAATGAAGCCAAGCGCTCGGAACTCATCACCGCCGCAAAGGGATTCAAGCAACAGATCCCCGGCATCATCTCCATCAGCGCCGGCACTCCCCTGCCCAGCGACCGCCCGGTGGTGGACGACAGCTTTGATATCGGCCTCGTCATGCGCTTCGAGAGCAAGGAAGCCCTGGCTGCCTACGAGAAGCATCCGGTGCATGTGAAGGCAGTGAAGGAAGCGCTCGCTCCCGCCTCCAAAAAGCTCCAGGTGTATGACGTGGTGGTGCGATGA
- a CDS encoding site-2 protease family protein, translating to MIRFTLLGFPVTVHWMFWAIMAMLGANRLDGPHGFAMLAIWVIAGFISILIHELGHTLLQRKFGARAEIVLYAMGGLAIPDRGFTRVQQIIISLGGPFLQIAVGVVAWQVIAHSSGDAWYVRAFFMSFMIVSIFWGLINLLPIYPLDGGQVLKGILGPRRERFAYLLGMLCAAALCIYVLTRPNPSAWNAILCALFAWDNFQRWQGQKPPSALEPR from the coding sequence ATGATTCGCTTCACCCTGCTGGGCTTCCCCGTGACCGTGCACTGGATGTTTTGGGCGATCATGGCGATGCTCGGGGCGAACCGGCTGGATGGTCCGCACGGCTTTGCCATGCTGGCGATCTGGGTGATCGCTGGATTCATTTCCATCCTCATCCACGAACTGGGGCACACGCTTCTCCAGCGGAAGTTCGGGGCGCGAGCGGAGATTGTCCTCTACGCGATGGGAGGCCTGGCGATTCCGGATCGTGGTTTCACGAGAGTGCAGCAGATCATCATCAGCCTGGGTGGCCCGTTTCTGCAGATCGCGGTGGGTGTGGTGGCATGGCAGGTTATTGCGCACAGCTCAGGGGATGCCTGGTACGTCAGGGCATTTTTTATGAGCTTCATGATCGTGAGCATATTTTGGGGCCTGATCAATTTGCTGCCCATTTATCCGCTCGATGGTGGTCAGGTCCTGAAAGGCATCCTCGGACCCAGGCGTGAAAGGTTCGCCTACCTCTTGGGCATGCTGTGTGCCGCGGCGCTCTGCATCTATGTGCTGACTCGCCCGAATCCCAGCGCCTGGAATGCCATCTTGTGCGCACTCTTTGCGTGGGACAATTTCCAGCGGTGGCAGGGCCAGAAGCCACCTTCGGCACTGGAGCCTCGTTGA
- a CDS encoding dipeptidase produces the protein MSPELNDLFTLLRFPSVSTDSSHNADTRACADWLVQKLTTMGLSTTLHETPRHPIVIAKNKHVAGRRTVLLYGHYDVQPDAPVNEWRTPPFEPTLRDGRIWCRGATDNKGQLMAHVCGLEKTLREQGDLPVNLTCLFEGEEEIGSPNLKPFLEANRDLLKCDVVAISDTGMVGPGLGTFTYGLRGIACAEITAHGPATDLHSGIWGGAVMNPATAIARVIASFHDASGHVQVPGFYDAVKPLADWEREAWKNLGDSEPETKAVTGVPELFGEAGFTDLERRWARPTAEVNGIGGGWQGEGSKTVIAREAFAKFSFRLVPDQQPDEILRAVEKHLRAHTPPGIRLEVDLGHTGMPYLMDPFSPFGMAAQRALEKTFGNKPALIREGGSIPIVQAFKDVLGVDTLLLGLALADCQAHAPNENFPVENFEAGIRLNEFLLRELAQ, from the coding sequence ATGTCGCCCGAACTCAACGACCTCTTCACGCTCCTGCGCTTTCCCAGCGTCTCCACGGATTCCTCGCACAATGCGGACACGAGAGCGTGTGCGGACTGGCTGGTGCAAAAGCTCACGACCATGGGCTTGAGCACCACGCTGCATGAGACCCCGCGGCATCCCATTGTCATTGCGAAGAACAAGCATGTGGCGGGCCGGCGCACGGTGCTGTTGTATGGGCACTACGATGTGCAGCCGGACGCGCCGGTGAACGAGTGGCGCACGCCGCCTTTTGAACCCACACTGCGCGATGGCCGTATCTGGTGCCGCGGCGCGACGGACAACAAGGGCCAGCTCATGGCGCATGTGTGCGGTCTTGAGAAGACACTGCGTGAGCAGGGAGATCTGCCGGTGAACCTGACCTGCCTGTTCGAGGGCGAGGAGGAAATCGGGAGCCCCAATCTGAAGCCCTTCCTGGAAGCGAATCGTGACCTGCTGAAGTGCGATGTCGTCGCCATCTCAGATACCGGCATGGTCGGGCCTGGCCTGGGGACCTTCACGTATGGCTTGCGCGGCATCGCCTGCGCGGAGATCACCGCACATGGTCCTGCCACGGATCTGCACTCGGGTATCTGGGGCGGTGCGGTGATGAATCCTGCGACGGCGATTGCACGAGTCATTGCGAGCTTCCATGACGCTTCAGGTCATGTGCAGGTGCCCGGCTTCTATGATGCCGTGAAGCCGCTCGCGGACTGGGAGCGCGAGGCGTGGAAGAATCTGGGTGACAGCGAACCGGAGACCAAGGCGGTGACGGGAGTGCCGGAACTTTTTGGCGAGGCAGGCTTCACGGATCTGGAGCGCCGCTGGGCGCGCCCCACAGCAGAGGTGAATGGCATCGGCGGCGGCTGGCAGGGCGAGGGTTCGAAGACCGTCATCGCGCGCGAAGCGTTTGCGAAGTTCAGCTTCCGTCTCGTGCCGGATCAGCAGCCGGATGAAATCCTCAGGGCAGTGGAGAAACATCTGCGCGCCCACACGCCACCCGGCATCCGCCTGGAAGTGGATCTTGGCCACACGGGCATGCCTTATCTCATGGATCCCTTCTCGCCTTTCGGCATGGCTGCACAGCGTGCTCTGGAGAAAACATTTGGAAACAAGCCTGCGTTGATTCGCGAAGGGGGCAGCATTCCCATCGTGCAGGCCTTCAAGGACGTGCTGGGTGTGGATACGCTGTTGCTGGGACTTGCCCTGGCGGATTGTCAGGCGCACGCGCCCAATGAGAATTTCCCGGTGGAGAACTTCGAAGCGGGCATCCGCCTGAATGAGTTCCTGCTGCGGGAACTTGCGCAGTAG
- a CDS encoding PQQ-binding-like beta-propeller repeat protein: MGLHTRYHGMRMKVLSIVLFVCAVAGVAGAAEPFGEDPSPPKAAELSEVSAPEASAFDRLTFHAAPKMLAKDAVTSDWPAVLGPKDDATSPETPLLHTWPEGGPAKVWEVRKGDGYTSPAISGEHLVIFHAEEGKEVIECLHPETGKRYWVHEYPISYKDRFGYANGPRGSPAIADGRVVTIGVTCMMTCLDLKTGRVAWQRDLRKEFLVPQDFFGHGGSALLMDGMAIVNVGGKAEMALDTDDMEDRAKKLATPGLCVGAFDLKTGKLLWGVKDSWGASYATPVAATMHGKKKVFVFTGGESNPATGGLLCIDPKDGTVHDRVPWRADDYTSATASSPVVIPEKNRVFISTAYPKGRPLGGVMLEFDENFKAKEVWKSVRLATHWMNPVYLDGYLYAIDGELQQSSKLVCVNADTGEEKWREDVIWEETALARPGRGGRPGSAPVLGIQRASLLRVDGKFLVLSELGSLLWMDLSPSGAKVEARVPLFFAPHTWCLPAVSKGLLYVMQNDDEKELGSSGPRILCYDLRGVGK, encoded by the coding sequence ATGGGACTTCATACTCGCTACCATGGCATGCGCATGAAGGTGTTGTCCATTGTCTTGTTTGTCTGCGCAGTCGCTGGCGTGGCAGGTGCGGCGGAGCCGTTTGGCGAAGATCCCAGTCCACCCAAAGCCGCCGAATTGAGCGAGGTATCGGCGCCCGAGGCTTCGGCTTTTGACCGGCTGACCTTTCATGCCGCGCCGAAGATGCTCGCCAAGGACGCGGTGACTTCGGACTGGCCTGCTGTCCTTGGACCAAAGGACGACGCTACCTCTCCGGAGACGCCTTTGCTGCACACCTGGCCTGAAGGCGGTCCCGCAAAAGTGTGGGAGGTGCGTAAAGGTGATGGCTATACCTCGCCCGCCATCAGCGGTGAACACCTGGTGATCTTCCATGCCGAGGAGGGTAAGGAGGTCATCGAATGCCTGCACCCGGAGACGGGGAAGCGGTACTGGGTGCATGAGTACCCCATCAGCTACAAGGATCGCTTCGGCTATGCGAATGGCCCCCGTGGGTCGCCAGCCATTGCGGATGGCCGGGTGGTGACCATCGGGGTCACCTGCATGATGACATGCCTTGATTTGAAGACCGGTCGCGTTGCCTGGCAGCGGGACCTGCGGAAGGAGTTTCTGGTGCCGCAGGATTTCTTTGGCCATGGTGGCTCGGCGTTGCTCATGGATGGCATGGCGATTGTGAACGTGGGTGGCAAGGCGGAGATGGCGCTGGACACCGATGACATGGAAGACCGCGCGAAGAAGCTCGCGACTCCGGGGCTGTGTGTCGGCGCCTTTGACCTGAAGACCGGCAAGCTGCTCTGGGGTGTGAAGGACTCGTGGGGCGCCAGCTATGCCACACCCGTGGCTGCCACCATGCATGGGAAGAAGAAGGTGTTTGTCTTCACCGGAGGCGAGAGCAATCCGGCTACCGGTGGCTTGCTTTGCATCGACCCCAAGGATGGCACCGTACACGATCGCGTCCCGTGGCGGGCGGATGACTACACCTCGGCTACGGCGAGTTCCCCGGTGGTCATCCCGGAGAAGAACCGCGTCTTCATTTCCACGGCCTATCCGAAGGGACGTCCCCTCGGGGGCGTGATGCTGGAGTTCGACGAGAACTTCAAGGCGAAGGAGGTCTGGAAGTCCGTGCGCCTGGCCACGCACTGGATGAACCCGGTTTATTTGGATGGCTATCTCTATGCCATCGATGGCGAACTGCAGCAGTCTTCCAAGCTGGTGTGTGTGAATGCGGACACAGGCGAGGAGAAGTGGCGTGAAGATGTGATCTGGGAGGAGACCGCGCTGGCGCGTCCAGGACGTGGCGGCAGGCCGGGCAGTGCTCCCGTGCTGGGCATCCAGCGGGCGAGTTTGCTGAGGGTGGATGGGAAGTTCCTGGTGCTCAGTGAACTGGGGTCGTTGCTCTGGATGGATCTCTCACCCTCCGGCGCCAAGGTGGAAGCACGTGTGCCCCTTTTCTTTGCGCCACATACGTGGTGTCTGCCTGCAGTGAGCAAAGGGCTGCTCTATGTGATGCAGAATGATGATGAGAAGGAGCTGGGCAGCAGCGGCCCACGCATTCTTTGTTATGATTTGCGAGGAGTGGGGAAGTAA
- a CDS encoding SET domain-containing protein-lysine N-methyltransferase, with the protein MSASRAKKEPLYLVRNSTIHGRGLYARSFIEKDTWIVQYVGEKVDKDESDRRANALLESSKENGGAKVYMFILNDKWDIDGDVEWNDARLANHSCDPNVEAQTWEEKEIWFVALRDIEAGEELTFNYGFDLEHWEEHPCRCGTERCIGYIAAEEYWPTLKRKIAGKKAAATRKRKMASSATALTQASE; encoded by the coding sequence ATGTCTGCTTCGCGAGCCAAGAAAGAGCCGCTCTACCTCGTACGGAACTCCACCATTCATGGTCGTGGTCTGTACGCGCGCTCCTTCATTGAGAAAGACACTTGGATCGTGCAGTACGTGGGCGAGAAGGTGGACAAGGATGAAAGTGACCGGCGCGCCAATGCGCTGCTCGAATCCTCCAAGGAGAACGGTGGCGCCAAGGTGTACATGTTCATCCTTAATGACAAGTGGGACATCGATGGCGACGTGGAATGGAACGACGCCCGCCTCGCCAACCACTCCTGCGATCCCAATGTGGAAGCACAGACGTGGGAAGAGAAGGAAATCTGGTTCGTGGCCCTGCGCGACATCGAGGCCGGTGAGGAACTGACCTTCAACTACGGCTTCGACCTCGAGCATTGGGAGGAACATCCCTGCCGTTGTGGCACCGAACGCTGCATCGGTTACATCGCCGCCGAGGAATACTGGCCCACGCTCAAGCGCAAGATCGCCGGCAAGAAAGCCGCCGCGACTCGCAAGCGCAAGATGGCGTCCTCCGCCACGGCCCTCACCCAGGCCAGCGAGTAG